In the genome of Candidatus Nanopelagicales bacterium, one region contains:
- a CDS encoding adenosylcobinamide-GDP ribazoletransferase — protein MPDWLRLSVGTLTALPVPAPRAVTRRTAGAAMLSAPLVGVALGVVAAVVLWSVRTLAGPAAEVVGTPGAAPAVALTDLLAAALALGAVAWATRGLHLDGLADTADGLASGRRGEQALAVMRRSDIGPAGVATLVLVLLAQVAALAVAAADHHGTTAAVVAVAAGRLGLAWACRRGVPAARPDGLGAGVAGTVPVAAAAAATALLAAVAFAVASLDDDASTRLLVLAPLAVLAGSVAAVLLVRRTRRRLGGISGDVLGAVVETATLAALLVLACA, from the coding sequence GTGCCCGACTGGCTTCGGCTGTCGGTGGGCACCCTCACCGCGCTGCCGGTCCCCGCCCCGCGCGCGGTCACGCGCCGAACCGCCGGCGCGGCGATGCTGTCGGCTCCCCTGGTCGGCGTGGCCCTCGGCGTGGTGGCCGCGGTGGTGCTGTGGTCGGTACGGACCCTGGCCGGCCCCGCGGCGGAGGTCGTGGGCACCCCCGGCGCCGCCCCCGCGGTCGCCCTCACCGACCTGCTCGCCGCGGCGCTCGCGCTGGGTGCCGTGGCCTGGGCCACCCGGGGCCTGCACCTCGACGGGCTCGCGGACACCGCGGACGGGCTGGCCAGCGGCCGGCGCGGGGAGCAGGCGCTCGCCGTGATGCGCCGGTCGGACATCGGGCCGGCCGGGGTGGCGACGCTGGTCCTGGTGCTGCTCGCCCAGGTGGCGGCGCTGGCGGTGGCCGCCGCCGACCACCACGGGACCACGGCCGCCGTGGTCGCCGTCGCCGCCGGCCGACTGGGCCTGGCGTGGGCCTGCCGTCGGGGCGTGCCCGCGGCCCGCCCCGACGGGCTCGGCGCCGGCGTCGCCGGAACGGTGCCCGTCGCCGCCGCCGCCGCGGCCACGGCGCTCCTCGCCGCAGTGGCGTTCGCCGTCGCGTCCCTCGACGACGACGCCAGCACCCGGCTGCTCGTCCTCGCCCCGCTCGCAGTCCTGGCCGGCAGTGTCGCCGCGGTGCTGCTGGTGCGCCGGACGCGTCGTCGGCTCGGAGGCATCAGCGGCGACGTCCTCGGGGCGGTGGTGGAGACGGCGACGCTGGCGGCCCTGCTCGTCCTGGCCTGCGCCTGA
- the cobT gene encoding nicotinate-nucleotide--dimethylbenzimidazole phosphoribosyltransferase, with the protein MTDLSEVSDLSELADRVVVPDEAAEAAAAARQLTLTKPTGALGRLEDLAGWLCSVQGACPPRPLERPRVVIFAGDHGVARTARTSAYPPEVTAQMVLNFVRGGAAVNVLAREVGAGVRVLDLGVDADDSYVAEVAPEVLRHKVRRGTGSIDREDAMTLEESERAFWAGVAVADEEVDAGADLLIPGDMGIGNTTPASALVGLLTGKDASLVVGRGTGIDDAGWMRKAGAVRDAMRRGRTVRSEPLVLLARIGGPDLAAMTGFVLGAAARRTPVLLDGTVTAAAALVADRIAFRARGWWRAGHRSTEPAHALALERLWLDPVVDYGMRLGEGTGALVALPVLRAAGATLREMATFGEAGVSDRDEA; encoded by the coding sequence GTGACCGACCTGTCCGAGGTCTCCGACCTGTCCGAGCTCGCCGACCGTGTCGTGGTCCCGGACGAGGCGGCGGAGGCCGCCGCGGCGGCGCGGCAGCTCACGCTCACCAAGCCCACCGGCGCCCTCGGCCGGCTGGAGGACCTGGCCGGCTGGCTGTGCTCGGTGCAGGGCGCCTGCCCGCCGCGTCCCCTCGAACGTCCCCGCGTGGTGATCTTCGCCGGCGACCACGGCGTCGCCCGCACCGCGCGCACGTCCGCCTACCCGCCCGAGGTCACCGCGCAGATGGTCCTCAACTTCGTCCGCGGCGGCGCGGCAGTCAACGTGCTCGCGCGGGAGGTCGGCGCGGGCGTGCGCGTCCTCGACCTCGGCGTGGACGCCGATGACTCGTACGTCGCCGAGGTGGCGCCGGAGGTGCTGCGGCACAAGGTGAGGCGCGGCACCGGCTCGATCGACCGCGAGGACGCCATGACCTTGGAGGAGTCCGAGCGCGCGTTCTGGGCGGGGGTGGCCGTCGCCGACGAGGAGGTCGACGCCGGTGCCGACCTGCTGATCCCCGGGGACATGGGGATCGGCAACACGACCCCCGCGTCCGCGCTGGTCGGCCTGCTCACCGGGAAGGACGCCTCGCTCGTCGTGGGCCGGGGCACCGGGATCGACGACGCCGGCTGGATGCGCAAGGCCGGCGCGGTGCGGGACGCGATGCGCCGCGGGCGCACCGTGCGCTCGGAGCCACTGGTCCTCCTCGCCCGAATCGGCGGTCCGGACCTGGCGGCGATGACCGGGTTCGTCCTCGGTGCCGCCGCCCGGCGGACGCCGGTGCTGCTGGACGGGACGGTGACGGCGGCAGCAGCCCTGGTGGCCGACCGGATCGCCTTCCGGGCGCGCGGCTGGTGGCGGGCCGGGCACCGGTCCACCGAGCCCGCCCACGCCCTCGCGCTGGAGCGGCTGTGGCTGGACCCCGTCGTCGACTACGGGATGCGCCTGGGCGAGGGCACGGGCGCGCTGGTCGCGCTGCCGGTGCTCCGGGCCGCGGGCGCGACCCTGCGGGAGATGGCCACCTTCGGCGAGGCCGGGGTCAGCGACCGGGACGAGGCCTAG